In Ciconia boyciana chromosome 14, ASM3463844v1, whole genome shotgun sequence, the genomic stretch TGAAGGTTTTAGGGCTGGGTATAAGGCTTTGCATGGGGAATTTCAGCTACATTTGTTTCTGGCCCATGGTTCCACGttaaaatgtcagcttttcctCGAGCCTTATCCCCTGGGGGTCTGTTAGAGCGAATTCCCCATCTTtctgagcaggagcagccctcCTGCCTCTCGCTGCCATTGCAACAGGAGTATCTTGCCAAGAAACTGTACCAGAGCATACTTTTATCTTGTAACTGTCACTAACCAACCTGATGGTTAccctgggctgcagagctgacCCCAGAAGAGGTGGGTGAGCAAAGAGGGTTTGGGTGCAGCTTTGGCTGAGGCAACTCCTGCTTGTTGCTGGTGTAACCGCTGGCTTAAGGTGCCATCGCTGGCTCTACCACGAAGGGTACATGTatgggaagggagaggctggaagtaggcatttaaaatttgcatttcaagCCATTTAGTTGCCAAGCACTTAATGCAGCCAACCCCCTTCTTGCTGAGAATCTGGTGATTCCCCATGGTTCAGAGACAGGCTGGGCACCTGCAGTGCTTGGGCATGGCCTGGGGGCTCTGGGCATGGCGTGGGGCTCCATCGCCctttcaaatgtttatttagctgtgtgaaaacaaaatacGGTTGGGATTGGGAAATACATCTGGGCAGCCTTTCTGGAGGCTGTCTTGATCTGTGGGTGTAAAAGGGgaaagcagggcagggaggctggaggcAGCGCGTCAGTGTGTGTACGGTGGGCGGTGTTTGGGGGGACCCTTACTCTCCGATAACGGTGCTGCCTCCAGGGTGCCCTGTGTAATCTGTGCTCCCCACCAATGACCGCACCTTCCTGGCACGGGCAGCTGCCAATTTCAGGCTACTGCAGCTTGTGATATGCCTGCTGTAGAAATGACCTGGCTGCTATGGATGTTTTCAGGTGACATTTCATCAGTTACTGCCCTCCTCTATGCAGGGTCTCTGTTTCCTTAGCCTGGTGCCCTCTTCATCCCTCCTGGAGTGTCTTTtgacctgtttttttaattactaacGCAGAATTGGCCTTTTAGATCTCCCCACCTCCCTATTTTCAAatcaagattatttttccacttcatttttaaGCCTAAAACTTCACTGCGGGGGGGCCGTGGCTGGCACTGCGATGCTGGTGAGGGGTGCTGTGGCATGCGTGGTGgctgtcctgctgtccctgcgGGCACTGCCAGTGACGCAGGGCTGTGCTTGCTGCCGTTTGCTTTGGGGCCCATCCCTGCCGGCACGGGGTGACAGCTTAAACTGAAACCTAAGCTGGCTCTGACTGAGCGGTGCCAGGGCACGGGGTCAGCGGGAAAGGCGGGGGGGAGAAACCTGGCTGGGGGGCTGGCCCGGGGACCCAGGGGGCTTGTGCTGCAAAATGCTGCCTACCCTGGGATGCATGGGTTGCCGGTGGGCTCAGAGGCTGGCAGTGGGATGTTTTTTGTGGTGCCTGTTGAGGTACCTCTGCCAAACAAGTGTCAGCCCTTGGCGCTGCAGTCTAGGAGCGAACGCCCTTCTCCAGGCGTGCGGCTTAGTTTCCCGTTACAATGATATTTCCTAATTAAACATCCCTGCTTAGGCAACAAAAGGTACTGTTGTTTAAGCTGCAGTCCTGCATTACAGTCTGCATTGTCAGGTCTAGCTGGGTACGTTCCCCTTATTAACCAGCCGGGTTTCCAAACGTGCCTTACGCCTCTGCTTCCCGACTCTGTGCCCTTCCCAGCTCCCGTCGGGCAACCAAGGCACATGCGGCCCGGGGATCCTCCTGGTAGGAGGGAGCTGAAACCGAGCAGAAGGCTGGGAATGGTTCCAAAAGACTCCTATTTCTCTTTCCTATAAAAGCTGATGCTCATGGAAATACTCCTCTTTTTTTGCTCCCTTGCAGTGAACACCTACCTCTTCATGATGCAAGCCCAGGGCATCATGATTCGTGAAAATATGCGAACAATAGGAGCTCAGGTGTACGAGCAAGTGGTCCGCAGTGCCTATGCGAAGAGGAACAGCAGCGTGAATGACTCAGGTATTATTTGAATAATTGTTATTTTGATCAAAGGTTCCATTTCCATTGGAAATTGAGTTGACCTTAACCACTCTCGCGTGAAGGAATTCATTTATGCTGGTAAATGCAGGGTGGGAACTTTGATTAAttggcttcttttttatttttttctatatataaatatatataacataaaaatacaaattatatgTAGAAttactgtgtgtatatatacactatatatataaaaattatattcatttatatatatataaaaaaataaaattcaaatgcttCTAACTTGTATAAGGGGTGAAAATCTTGAAAGGTCTCAAATGGTGGGATGTTGAGCCAAAaacttctctgctttccaggaatTCAACTTGTTAGCTTCAACCAGTCTAAGGGTAAACACTTTCAAATTCAGTGCAAGGATCAGGTTTcgtatttaaaaaataacttcccGGGTGCACACGTGCACAGAGCCCTGGCTCCGTGCACGTGGAGGAGCCTGTGCTCATAAGCTCCACTCTTCCCATGCAAGGATGAACTGAGATGACTTGGCTGGAGATCTGCCACAACTAATATATTGAACTTTGGGCAGAATGCAGGGTGCAGAGTCGCAGGCTCCCACTCCCAGGCTATTCATCATCCGTAATATAAAGCTGATAAGAGTTACAAGGTTTGGTGTAAATATGGTACAGCAAAGCATAAACACACATGGCTGTGTGTAAGCCAGGGTGGAGCGTTGCCTTTGGGCTGGTGTGACACCGAGCGTGTACCTTCCCTGTTGACGTGTCACCGGTGCATCACAGTGGTGTGGTTGGCATCAGGCTGCAGCGGTGCCAGGGACCTCAGCTCCTCCGCTGCGGGGGTTATCAGTGGGGGCTCACAGAGTTTTACAAGGCAAGATTATTTccttattaataaaaaatacaagcCACGTCCTTGCTGCCCAGCCCACTGAGGAGCGAGTGGTGCGGCCGCTGGTTCAGCTGTCTCTGACTGGGGATGGGCACGGGAGGGGAACGATCAACTTGCGCAAGAGATCGACGCCTCCTCTCCCCACCGAAGCTGGCCAAGGCTGCCAGCCCAGGCTATTTTTAAGGCTGGAAACATCAAGTAAAGCAGGCACAGGGTGAGGACGTAGTTGATCCCCTGAGGGGAGGAGGGTTAGATGCTCTACCGCTGCTGCTTGTGGTGGTGAGAGCCTCCATCCTGCTGCGGTCCTGGCCCTCAGGGCTCCGAGCCCTCCGAAAATCTGCTGcgtgctcctgctgcctgcagcagacaGGGAAGTGGTTACCACGTTAGCAGCAGCAATACTGGTACCGCTGCTGCTGAAACAACTGGCTTTCCTTGGGCCTCAGAtccatcccagctctgcaggcgTGGGCTGATCACCCTCCTGCCCGAAGGGCTCTGGCTGCGAGGATGGTTTTAACATGTACAAGCACTATGCACCGTCCTTGGGCAACCTTCCCTGGCAGGCAGGTCAAAGCAGACGCATGATGGATGGCGGTGACATCTGGAAGGCACGTGGCGCTGCGGCCACAAGTATTATATTAACGCTGGGATCTTCCTTTCCCGGCTCTGTTTTTGGGCACCTCGGTGGGATCTGGGTGGGTGGCACTGCCTGGTTAGCGCATCCTCCCCACACTGCTGTAGGCAGCGTGGCAGTGTGATGGTCAGGAGAGCAAAACCCCCTGTacagctgcagggaaggacCCAGCAAAGGCCTTGGCCGTCCCGGTTGTGactcagagctgctgggagcagctcctgggctcTCCTGCCCCCGTCCTACCCCGCAGGTAGCAGCGGGTGTTGCATCCCTGCACATCCCTGTatcccctcccctcttcccaggTGAGGTGTgtggagcaggggcagggatgctgctgccggGGGTGAGCTGGTACAGGTCACAAACCAATTTGGGCAGGAGAAGACCCTGTGGCCCCTCTCTGGTTGTCCTTGCTGCAGCCACATGGCAGCTCCCAGGAAGCAGGAGGTTGCTGATGCTTTCTGAGCGGCAGCCTCTCCCGTGGGTCACACACGCCCCtggcgaggggctgggggggagcagCTCTTTGTGCAGTGCTGCCTTGTATGTGTATCCTCCCGGGGCCTGTGGCTTTAATTTCTGGGCAGATTCCTTAAAAATGTGATATCTGGCCCTGAATGGCAAGGTGACCAAGCACAGGGGGTTCAGCTGCAAGCACAGTGTGCTTCTGCCCATTTGTCTGCATTTATTCTTTGCCTTTatctccccagcccctcctcccccccctaAAATGAGGAAGTAATTTATAACTTTTTCATCATTTGCTAATAGATGCAGTAATAGGTTTCCTGTTTGGTGAGCCGAGAGGGGTCCCTTCTGTGCTTCCACAAGCAAAAAAGGCAGCCCTTTGTGCAAAAAAGGGGATTTGAGCTTCACAGTGTGTTGCCAGCTGGACTGAGTATTGAGAGCATCTCTGGCGATAGGATTTTAATGGGAATCTGGTTATTAAAATTTAGAGCAGTATCAAGCATCCAAAATAATACCTATCATACTTGAAAAGCCATTAGATTCTGTTTACAAGTCCATCTTGAGTCTGAGATAGTCTGGGTACCACTTATTTGAGCACATAAACAGTATTAATGACATGATGGTAGGTACTAGCACAATAAAGCAAGCTAAAATATCAGGCCAGCAATGAGTTGTCCCAattgatttaaatgaaagattttgaCCTTGCAGGTAAAGGCAACcttccctgctttgctttaaaagattaaattgtcactaggttattttttttcttcatatatcaCTAATGTGATTATTAGATTTAGCCTTTCTGCTATGGAGAATATACTATGCTTATGCAATTTCTTAATTGTCCCTATCCTTAAATATGACTTAGATTCTTAACTCTTAATCTTAGCTGATTCATTCACTTCACTACATTGTAATTCTGGGTTTATTAAATTGCTCGCAGTATAAAATGTGTGAAACCTTTTCGCTATCAATATGTTCTTGAAACTAAATGTATGCTTAATTTGAAAGGTTATAgctgctggtttaaaaaaaccaaaatctgaCTTTTACACGGGATTCagtaaaataacttaaaaatctAGCTCCCTACTGTAAATCTACTGTTTGGTGATGGATCACCTGCAGCCCTTGTGTCCCAGGCTTTGCAGAGTTGCTTGGACAGCTCTccaggggcggcgggggggacacTAGACCTTCTTTTGTCTCTGGGTGCCTGAATACCGGTTGGTTTGGACTGTGCTTGTGAGaaaccagctctgctcttgctctGAATCAGACCAGTGAATGTCAGCCCCATGGCGTGCTCCGgcagccagctgctgcaggaatgCCTGTGCACGGTAAGGGAACTGGAAAGGATGAGCCCTTTTTGCCCTGGTAGGTCTGGGGGCTGCCCGTGATGGGACTGGGTGGCCTCGGCCCTAAACAGCCGCTTTCCAGGACCTCTGTGGGGTGTAAGGTtggtgctgctgccctgggtgcTGTGGGACCAAAAGGCCAACTCTCTGCTAAGCATCAGATGCTCGGAGAAAGTGGAGAGGCAGCTGATGCCTTACTGCAGGCAGGGAACTTTTTTCTAGTGCCTAAAATAAAGGTCATGCTTGGCTGAAGTTGCTGTATGCAAAGCTGGTGACTACTGTAGAAAGCAGAAGTTCGTGGTTATGTAAAAAGCTCCTTAACATCTACAGGTGTAAGAGGCTGGAGGGGTTTTACCCAGAAGGTAAAAGGATGCAGGGGAGTGAGGGGGCTGGAGAAATGTGCCGTGCTAGGCACTGCCGTGACTGCTGGGGCATGGGGGCTCCTCTGCTCTTGCGTGATGCAAACTGGAGGAGAAGCTGCGTGTAGTGTGATAGTTTTCATTGATCCTTTGAGGAGGACGCGAGGCAGGCTTTCCCTTTGTGGGCTGCTGCGCTGATGGTCCTTGCTGGCATTGGGACCTGCCTGGGGACTTCCTCTCTGAGCCTGCGTTAGGAAAGGACCTGCTGGAGGGGCACGTCCCTTCTCACAGTGCGGTCCTTCAGCGACAAAGTGCTCAGTAGCTTTTCCTTCCAAGGGCCGTGTGCTCCTTCGCTTTGAGCTGTTTGTGATACCTAAAGGTGACACTCAAAATTCCTCCTCTGGccagaaaatgtgaaagtttCTCTGGTATGGCCTCGTCTAAggcagccagagctgctccagctgtcCCACAGCCACCTGCCTGAGGATGGAGATGAGCACCCAGCTGGGTTGCAAGCCTAGGGCTCCTGCTGTGTGGGGACACCCTCATGCCATTGGGGAGGTCCCCAGCTGCAGGTGGCTGTGGAGTCTGCTCACAGTGGCACGGGGAGGTGGCTGGGAGTAACGAAGACCTGCAGCTCAAGTGTagacttttctcttttctttttttatttcccttccccaGATTATCCTCTTGATCTGAATCATAACGAAAGCTTTCTGCAAGCCACAACATTTCTTCCTGAAGACTTTACCTACTTCCCCAACCACACCTGTCCCGAGAGACTCCCTTCTATGAGTGAGTAGCATCCCAATGGCCCCGtgcccctctcctgctccccgtGGCGTTGGAGGGCACATCGTGGCATTCCCCCTCTTGCCGGCGTTGCACCTTTCCCCACCAGTCACCTGGGGATGAATGGGAGTTCTGTTCGGAGCCCGGTCCCCTCCTGGGAAATCATTGTTTACCCACTCACACAAATTAATCCCTGCTACGTTGGAGGCATGTATCCCTGCTGAAGCAGGAGCCCGTCGCTTGGCGAACGCAAACAAAAGAAGAATTGTGCAATGGGAGCCAGTGAAAAGGCTCGGCCAGCCCTTTTCCAGTGGCGAGGTGGCTCCCTTGCCCCTTGGCAGCGCTGCCGGTCCCAGCCCTGAGCTGTGCCGGGTacagctgggcaggggctggtgcGGGAGACAGGCTGGACCCCCTGcaagggagctgcagccaggagaaaTGCTTCCAGCAAAGCGATATTGCAGTGGAAAATTGGACTTTTGGGGGTAAATGTTTCCTAAAAGGGGGAAGTGGCTCTCTGCCaaggtgtggggttttgtgtgtgctgGAACCTATGTGGAGGAGTAAGGGGGGGCCCTGGCTGCTGCGGGTCTCTGATGGAGAGCTGCATCCAACAGTGGCCATGAAGGCTGaacagagcccagctgccaagGAGATGGAGGTGTTAGGAGTCACgtcagcagcattttttaatcattttcgTTGGTGCTTGGGGAAAAGAAGAGGCTGCCTGCATTCAGcgctggggacagcaggcagggatgcagcagaGCGCTTCCCTGAGCAGGCACCGAGCTGTCCCAGGACCATGGCGGTTCCTGACcccctcctctgcttctccccTCTGTCTCTGCAGAGGGTCCCATCGATGTAAATATGAGCGAGATCACGATGGAGGATATCCACCAGTTCTTCTCAAAAGACCCTTCCATCAAGCTGGGAGGCCACTGGAAGCCGAGCGACTGCCTGCCTCGCTGGAAGGTaaccagggagctggggagcccCATGTCCCTGCTGAGCACGGAGGGTCCTGGGCAGGTGGTGGGAAGATGTTAATGGGAACATCTCTGATGTGCTGAAGGTCCAGAGTAATGGATATAAGGATCTCTGAAGTGTGGGGCCGCAGTGCCTGGGGGGCAAATGCTGAGCTCAGGGGCTGCTTTAGTGATGCATGAGTCAGCTCTGAGCTTCTGCACCGACTGCTAAGAAGTCGGGCAGGGAGCTCGcctgcctgcttccctgctgctgagcctcctgctctgcctccctgtCTGGGGTAAGACTTGACCTGGAGAGGCAGGGTGGCACTGCTGGGGACTCCCATCCCCAGAGGGAGGTGGCTTAGGGCAGCGTGGTAGCAGGGCCTGTCCCCactcctgctgtccccagcgCTGGGCAGAGGCAGTGGAGGGGGGGCTGCTGGTCTCCCTCCCGCTCAAGGTTACGTTGAATTTCCCCAAAACAACGATTCCCCAAAAAGTGAATAGGAAATCCATGTTGTGGGAGTTGGAAGGGTTTCAGGCTGCTCAGCCCTACATGGGAGAGCCGAGACGCCACATTTAGTGCTGCTCCCCCTCATAACACCAGCcagtcctgctccccagcccaggggtCGGTCGGTCAGcggctggagctgctggtgcagtGCAGTAAGAGCTATGTCCTCTCCCCATCAGGTGGCGATCCTGATCCCATTCCGCAATCGATATGAGCATCTTCCCGTCCTCTTCAGACACCTTATTCCCATGCTGCAGCGGCAACGTTTACAGTTCGCCTTTTACGTTGTGGAACAAGTGAGTGAGCCCTGGGGCGGTCGGGGCAGCGGCTGCTGGGGCGCGGATGTGCTGCACTAGAAATGTGTCTGCTGGAGCTTTGGCCGCAGCCAGAGCTGCAAGCGTTGCTCTGCTCTGTGTCCTGAGGCGTTTACCTACCGGATCACAGCGTTTAAAGGTTTGGGGGTCATGCTGCAATGTTTTAAGTTGTCCCATTCTGCCTAAAAGTGGCACAGCTGAGAGGTGTGCCCAAAAAAGACTGGTTTTATCTAAAAAACAAAGTAGAGATTCAGTTTTTTATAAGAATTCTGTATTGGAggagatcttttaaaaaaagacaactttgaAACAAGTATTTACAGTTTAAAtaatgcttctttatttttgtatatctCTGTAGTAGTTCCGGGGAGCATGCCCTAGGCACAGGACTGGCCTGACCAGAGTTACGCATTTCTTGTCTGGGCAGTGCCTAGAAGACTTTCACAAATGTAAAACATAAGACTGTCACTTGATGTGTACTTGAACCTGTCACTCAAACTATCTGGCTTCATCCACCCAGTAAATGTACTTCCATATTTAGCTCTGTCTTAAAAGAGACTGGTCAAAattgagttttgttttggtttggggttttttttttaagtgtctgaGTAATAAAACTTTAGCATCTTTATTTTGGTCCTGCACAGTAAATTGAATATTTAAGTCTTGGTTGATCTCACTGGTCTGTCTGTTCCAATACATCATTTCCTTTTGCGGCACCGATGTGGGAGCTGGTTGCCCTCTGCAGTTTTCTAGACAAGACTGAGAATGCACATGCAGAGCATGAACTGCACAGGGCTCCCCTTGAGAAGGAACTTTCTCCCTCCTAGGCTGGAAACCAACCCTTTAACCGTGCCATGCTCTTCAATGTTGGCTTTCGGGAAGCAATGAAGGACTTGGACTGGGACTGTCTCATCTTTCACGATGTGGACCACATACCAGAAAATGACCGTAACTATTATGGGTGTGGACAGATGCCGAGGCACTTTGCAGCCAAGCTGGATAAGTACATGTATCTGTAAGCACTGTTCTTCCTCTGCACTACAATAATAGCTCAGGAGCCACTgttaggttattttttttaaaaggcaaaagatgAACCTGGGTTTGCTTCTCAGGCTTTGTGCAAAGTGAACATGAGAGGGGAATAGAAGAAAGCATCCTCACAGTTCAGGCTTTCCCCATTGCAAGCGggagagctgcagcactggcaggcTCTGCCCTAACCCCTTCTCTCCCGCTTAGGCTCCCTTACAACGAGTTCTTTGGTGGGGTGAGTGGCCTGACTGTCGAGCAGTTTCGGAAGATCAATGGTTTCCCTAACGCCTTCTGGGGCTGGGGCGGTGAAGACGACGACCTCTGGAACAGGTACGGGCTCAGCCAGCGTCCCTGAACTCCACTTCTGATGGTGGTTCTGTGAGCCAAGCTTTGCACATACTGCGGGGGGAAGCGTTGTCACCTCTGCAACCGGCGCTGGGCTTGCTGTGTGTTTCACCCGGGCT encodes the following:
- the B4GALT5 gene encoding beta-1,4-galactosyltransferase 5; amino-acid sequence: MRWPRGPRGAWRLLPRRSLLAALFLFSLSSSFLYFVYVAPGIVNTYLFMMQAQGIMIRENMRTIGAQVYEQVVRSAYAKRNSSVNDSDYPLDLNHNESFLQATTFLPEDFTYFPNHTCPERLPSMKGPIDVNMSEITMEDIHQFFSKDPSIKLGGHWKPSDCLPRWKVAILIPFRNRYEHLPVLFRHLIPMLQRQRLQFAFYVVEQAGNQPFNRAMLFNVGFREAMKDLDWDCLIFHDVDHIPENDRNYYGCGQMPRHFAAKLDKYMYLLPYNEFFGGVSGLTVEQFRKINGFPNAFWGWGGEDDDLWNRVQYAGYSVTRPEGDTGKYKSIPHHHRGEVQFLGRYALLRKSKERQALDGLNNLNYFPNVTYDALYKNITVNLTPELALVTEY